The region TCATCGGCTACGACACGATCTATGCGCTACAGGACCGGGAAGACGATGCGCTGGTCGGCATCCGGTCGAGCGCGCTGCGCCTCGGCTCCAAAGTGAAGGCAGGCGTGGCGATGTTCTACGCCGCCACCCTTGCGCTCTGGGGGCTGGGCTTTTGGCTGCTGCGCGAGGACTGGATCGCATTGCTGACGCTGCTGCCGGTCGCAATGCATCTCGGCTGGCAGGTGGTAACGCTCGATGCCGACGATCCGGACAATCCGCTCGAGCGGTTCCGTTCGAACCGCTGGGCAGGCGCATTAATGGCGGCAGCCTGCTTCGTCGTCGGCAACGCAGGAGCCTGAGCCATGTGCAATCTCTACCGCATGACCAAGAACGCCGACGAGGTCGCCAAGTGGTTCGATGCGATCAACGAGATGGGCGGCGCGAATTTCGGCAGCGAAGTCTATCCCGGCTATCCCGGCGCAGTGATCGCGGACGGCAAGCTAACGAAGATGAGCTGGGGCTTCCCGCTGCAGATGAAAGGCAAGAACGGCCAGCCGCTGAAGCCCAAGCCGGTCAACAACACCCGCACCGACAAGCTCGACAGCTTCTTCTGGCGCTACAGTTTCGAGGAACGCCGCTGCCTCCTCCCGCTGACCGCATGGGCCGAGGCGGAGGGGACGAAGGGGGCCAAGACCCGAAGCTGGCTTTCGATCCCCGGCGCCGAACTGTTCGCCTGCGCGGCGATTTGGCGGGACACCGATGAATGGGGCCCCGCCTACTCGATGGTGATGACCGATGCGGCAGGCGTCGCAGCCGAGGTGCACACCCGCATGCCGGTCATCCTTGCGCCGGACGACTATGCCGTCTGGACGGGCGGCGAGCCTGCCGAGGCGCGTGCTCTCTGCCGGCCTTGGGAAGGCGACCTCGAGATCGACCGGACCGACCAGCCCTGGTCGGGCGGGGCCTCGCAGGCTTCGCTGCTTTGACGGCGGGCGAAAAGCGGTTCGCGGATCAGCGGCTCATTCATAGCTGACCACCTCGAATTCGATCCCGTCCCAGTCGAAGAAATAGAACCGGCGGCCCGGCTCATAGTCATCGTGTCCGAAAGGCTCGAGGCCCGCGTCCGCGACAATGGTTTCCGCCGCGTCGAGGTCGTCCACCAGCAGTCCGACGTGATTGAGCGGCTGCCCCTTGCTGAACCGTTCCCGCGCCTCGCCGTCGGTGTAGAGAGCGAGGTAGGTCGTCTCGTCGCCGACATGGATTGTCTTGCCGCCTAGTTGCGATGGTCCGCGCCAGCGCTCGTGCCAACCAAGCAGGCGCGTGAAGAGCGCTGCGCTGCGCTCGGGGTCGGATACGGTAAGATTGGCGTGTTCGATCTGGCCTTTCGGCATGATGACGCTCCTTGCGTTGCGCGAGAAGAAGCCCCTCGCGAATCGGGCGTCCATAGAAATGGAACCTCAAGTAAGGTTGAGGTCAAACGCTTTCTGCGCTAGCTTATGCGAATGACCGGAAAATCGAGCACGGATCTGCTTCCCATTGGGGAGCTCGCACGGCGAACGGGCCTGTCGGTCTCGGCGATCCGCTTCTACGAGGAGAAGGGCCTGATTGAGGCGCTGCGCACGAGCGGCAACCAGCGCCGCTTCCTGCGCTCCGATATCCGGCGGCTGAGTTTTATCCTCATAGCACAGCAGCTCGGCCTCTCGCTGTCGGCGATCGAGGAGGAGCTGAAGCGGCTCCCTCAGGGACGCAATCCTACCGCGCGCGACTGGCGTGCGATCAGCCGCTCGATCCGGGGCGAGATCGATGCGAAGATCACCATGCTCCAGCGCACGCGCGACCAGCTCGACGGCTGTATCGGGTGCGGTTGCCTCAGCTTGAAGAAGTGCCGCCTCTACAATACGGAAGACCGGCTCGCGTCGGAAGGGCCGGGGCCGCGGCAGGTGCTGCGCTAGCTTTCCGGACCGAGCGCCGGGTCCAGATCGCGCGGCCGCTTGAAGTGGACGAGCTTGCCGCAATCCTTCGCCAAGTCGGACCAGTCGTCGATCCGAAGCTCGAACACGGCATAGGTCGCCGTCGGATACTTGGTCGCCGCCTCGTCGAATTCCGGCGTCTCGGATTCCGGCGGGACGAGCGTGTAGAGCATTTCCTGGAGGCCGGGATTGTGGCCAGCGATTAGGACGGCATCGGCATCGCCCGCATGCTCCTGGATGACTTCTATGATGGTCGCAGGATCGGCGAGATACAGCCGCTCATCCCAAGTCGCTTCGACATCGGGAAGGGCGTTCTCGAGCGTGCGCTTGACCCGCTCGGCCGGGCTGGCGAGCACCATGTCCCACTCCTGCCCATGCTCGCGGATGTGCCGTCCGATCAGCGTTGCGCCCTTGCGCCCGCGATCGTTGAGCCCGCGATCGAAATCGCGTTTGCCAACGTCGTCCCAATCGGACTTGGCATGGCGCAGCAGGCCGAGTGTCTTCACGTTTCCTGACCGTCCTTCTGTTCCACTGCCACGGCTTCCCCTGAAACACCGCCCGCGACGCGTTGTAAAGCCTCATCCAGTGTCAGCCGTATGACCGGGGTGCCTTCGGGAAAGGCGGAGAGGAGGCGCGAGGGGAAGGCGGCCGATAGCACGACGAAATGGCCCTTGTCGTCCTTGCTGCGGATGAGACGGCCAAACGCCTGGGCGAGCCGCGCTCGGATAATGCGGTCGTCATAGGCCCCGCCGCCGCCCGCCGCTCGCCGTGCGCGGTGGAGGATCGAGGGCTTGGGCCACGGCACCGCCTCCATGACGACGCAGCGCAGGCTTTCGCCCGGGACATCGACCCCGTCGCGCAAGGCATCGGTGCCGAGCAGGCTGGCCTTGGGATCGTCACGGAAGATGTCGACCAGCGTGCCGGTGTCGATCGGATCGACGTGCTGGGCGTAGAGCGGCAGGCCCGCGCGGGCTAAGCGGTCGGCAATCCGACCATGCACGATGCGCAGGCGCCGGATCGCAGTGAACAGGCCGAGCACGCCGCCGCCTGCCGCCTCGATTAGGCGCGCATAGGCGCCGGAGAGCGCTGGCAAGTCGCCGCGCTTGATATCGGTGACGATCAGGACCTCGGCCCGGTTGGCATAATCGAACGGGCTTTGCGCTTCGGACAGGCGTGGCTCGACCTCGATATGCGGCGCGCCGCTTGCCTCGATGGCGCTTTGCCAGTCGTCTGCATCGCGCAGGGTCGCGCTGGTCAGCATGACGCCGTGGCTCGGCTCAAGCACGACCTTGGCGAAGGGTTTCATCGGGTCGAGCCAGTGGCGATGGATGCCGACATCGAACTCGCGCGCTTCCGACCTGTCGACCGCGAACCAGTCGACGAATTCGGGGTCTGCCGGGCCGCCGAGACGGTCGAGCAGGGCTTCCCACGCTGCGATCAGGTTCACTCGCCACGAAAGCGAATGGCGCGCGCCCTCGATCCGCGCGCGTCCCTGCGCATCGAGCCAGTCGGGCGCGTCCTCGAGAATCGCCTCGAGCCTCACACCTAGCTTCACCAGCGGTGCGCGGATGGCGGCGAGTGCCCGCTCAGCCTCCTGCGCGGCTTGGATGAGATTGCCCGGCAGCTGCGCGACTTCGGTTTCGATTCCGTAGCCGGCTTCCTGCCCGCCGCTTTCGTCGCGCGCATAGGTCAGTGCCCGCACGGCGGCTAGCAGCTTCTCGATTGCACCGAATGCCTCGCCGTCGTTGAGGCGTTGGAGCCAGCCGTCGGAGGGAAGGGCGCCTGCTGCCTCGATCGCCGCTTCGA is a window of Erythrobacter sp. HKB08 DNA encoding:
- a CDS encoding SOS response-associated peptidase encodes the protein MCNLYRMTKNADEVAKWFDAINEMGGANFGSEVYPGYPGAVIADGKLTKMSWGFPLQMKGKNGQPLKPKPVNNTRTDKLDSFFWRYSFEERRCLLPLTAWAEAEGTKGAKTRSWLSIPGAELFACAAIWRDTDEWGPAYSMVMTDAAGVAAEVHTRMPVILAPDDYAVWTGGEPAEARALCRPWEGDLEIDRTDQPWSGGASQASLL
- a CDS encoding VOC family protein, translating into MPKGQIEHANLTVSDPERSAALFTRLLGWHERWRGPSQLGGKTIHVGDETTYLALYTDGEARERFSKGQPLNHVGLLVDDLDAAETIVADAGLEPFGHDDYEPGRRFYFFDWDGIEFEVVSYE
- the soxR gene encoding redox-sensitive transcriptional activator SoxR, with the translated sequence MTGKSSTDLLPIGELARRTGLSVSAIRFYEEKGLIEALRTSGNQRRFLRSDIRRLSFILIAQQLGLSLSAIEEELKRLPQGRNPTARDWRAISRSIRGEIDAKITMLQRTRDQLDGCIGCGCLSLKKCRLYNTEDRLASEGPGPRQVLR
- a CDS encoding histidine phosphatase family protein; the protein is MKTLGLLRHAKSDWDDVGKRDFDRGLNDRGRKGATLIGRHIREHGQEWDMVLASPAERVKRTLENALPDVEATWDERLYLADPATIIEVIQEHAGDADAVLIAGHNPGLQEMLYTLVPPESETPEFDEAATKYPTATYAVFELRIDDWSDLAKDCGKLVHFKRPRDLDPALGPES